In Synechococcus sp. UW69, the following are encoded in one genomic region:
- a CDS encoding oxidoreductase, whose translation MGWSAADIPNQQGRIALITGANSGLGLETARALKRCGATVVLACRSPRKAETAKQDLLQERDGGAVDLVDLDLADLASVQRAANCIGERYGCLDLLINNAGVMAPPRRSTAQGHELQFGVNHLGHMALTQALLPLMQNRPDPRVVTVTSGAQYFGKIHWDDPSWSKGYDRYGAYGQSKLANVMFALELDARLREQGSPIGSLAAHPGIARTELQPTAIASVGNRLEALAYRLMDPLFQSASMGALPQLHAATAATAQGGEHYGPEQFGGLRGAPALCRVAPAANQPAERQRLWSLSEQLIGG comes from the coding sequence ATGGGTTGGTCCGCTGCTGACATCCCGAACCAGCAGGGGCGCATTGCCTTGATCACCGGAGCCAACAGCGGCCTGGGCCTCGAAACCGCGCGAGCCTTGAAACGCTGCGGGGCAACCGTGGTGCTGGCGTGCCGCAGCCCCCGCAAAGCGGAGACGGCCAAACAAGATTTGCTGCAGGAGCGGGATGGAGGTGCGGTGGATCTGGTGGATTTGGATCTAGCGGACCTGGCCAGCGTCCAACGGGCGGCGAACTGTATCGGCGAGCGCTACGGCTGCCTCGATCTACTGATCAACAACGCTGGAGTGATGGCGCCGCCGCGCCGGAGCACCGCCCAGGGGCATGAACTGCAGTTCGGTGTGAATCACCTGGGGCACATGGCCCTGACCCAGGCGCTACTGCCGCTGATGCAGAACCGGCCCGACCCCCGGGTTGTGACGGTGACCTCCGGGGCCCAGTACTTCGGCAAGATCCACTGGGACGACCCCAGTTGGAGCAAGGGCTACGACCGCTATGGGGCCTATGGCCAAAGCAAACTTGCCAATGTGATGTTTGCCCTCGAGCTGGATGCACGCCTGCGCGAACAGGGCAGCCCCATCGGCTCACTGGCCGCCCATCCAGGCATCGCACGCACCGAACTGCAACCCACGGCGATCGCCAGCGTTGGCAATCGCTTGGAGGCCCTGGCCTACCGGCTGATGGATCCCTTGTTTCAAAGCGCCAGCATGGGCGCCCTGCCGCAACTGCATGCCGCCACCGCAGCGACAGCGCAGGGTGGCGAGCACTACGGCCCTGAGCAGTTCGGTGGATTGCGGGGTGCACCGGCGCTCTGCCGTGTTGCCCCAGCAGCGAATCAACCTGCCGAACGGCAGCGGCTCTGGAGCTTGAGCGAGCAGCTGATCGGTGGCTGA